One genomic region from Cetobacterium sp. 8H encodes:
- a CDS encoding NAD(P)H-dependent glycerol-3-phosphate dehydrogenase, producing MEKVVIIGAGSWGTALGLVLAKKGHEVIMWEHNNVIAEKLNTEKENSRLLPGIKFPEGLTVTSEIDGLLKDVKYVVFSVPSQVLRGVITKLSSQIEDGMILINTAKGLEVSTGETLSNVMKDEIKGKYHKNIIVLSGPTHAEEVALELPTTIVAAGEVENAKKVQELFNTENFRVYVSKDIAGVELGGAVKNCLAIGAGIADGLGYGDNAKAALITRGIAEMIRFGKVMGANELTFSGLTGIGDLVVTCASKHSRNRYVGERLGKGDNIQDILDSMVMVAEGVATVKAVYNKKLEFGISMPIVEAIYQIIYEGADTKEKVKELMTRELKEEFY from the coding sequence ATGGAAAAAGTAGTTATAATAGGAGCAGGAAGCTGGGGAACAGCTTTAGGATTAGTTTTAGCTAAAAAAGGGCATGAAGTCATTATGTGGGAGCATAATAATGTAATTGCAGAAAAGCTAAATACAGAAAAAGAAAACAGTAGATTGCTTCCAGGAATAAAGTTTCCAGAGGGATTAACTGTGACATCTGAAATAGATGGGTTATTAAAGGACGTTAAATACGTAGTATTTTCTGTTCCATCTCAAGTGCTAAGAGGAGTTATAACTAAATTATCTTCTCAAATAGAAGATGGAATGATTCTTATAAATACTGCTAAAGGATTAGAGGTTTCAACTGGGGAAACGTTATCTAATGTAATGAAAGATGAGATAAAAGGAAAATATCATAAAAATATAATTGTACTTTCAGGTCCAACTCATGCTGAAGAGGTAGCACTTGAACTACCGACAACAATAGTTGCAGCAGGAGAAGTTGAAAATGCAAAGAAGGTTCAAGAGCTGTTTAATACAGAAAACTTTAGAGTTTATGTTAGTAAAGATATAGCTGGAGTAGAACTTGGTGGAGCAGTAAAAAACTGTTTAGCAATAGGTGCAGGAATAGCAGATGGATTGGGATATGGAGACAATGCAAAAGCAGCCTTAATAACAAGAGGAATAGCTGAAATGATAAGATTTGGGAAAGTTATGGGAGCAAATGAATTAACTTTTTCAGGTTTAACGGGGATTGGGGACCTAGTTGTAACTTGTGCAAGCAAGCATAGTAGAAATAGATATGTTGGAGAGAGACTTGGAAAAGGTGATAATATCCAAGATATTCTAGATAGTATGGTAATGGTTGCAGAAGGAGTTGCAACAGTGAAAGCTGTTTATAATAAAAAATTAGAATTTGGTATAAGTATGCCAATAGTTGAGGCAATATATCAGATAATATACGAGGGAGCAGACACAAAAGAAAAAGTAAAAGAGTTAATGACTAGAGAATTAAAAGAA
- the plsY gene encoding glycerol-3-phosphate 1-O-acyltransferase PlsY, protein MKFLSFVIIAYLFGSLPCGVWLGKGTKNIDIREHGSKNSGATNAYRILGPKYGIMVLVMDALKGYIPLYLANEFGLGGVEIILLGLVAILGHTFSFFLQFKGGKGVATSLGVFLFLMPKVIGVLVLVFILVVGVTKYISLGSVICSALLPILAFFMPVRDSATRTPLVIISLVVGIFVIYKHKANIVRLMEGKENKFNLK, encoded by the coding sequence ATAAAGTTTTTATCTTTTGTTATTATAGCGTATTTGTTTGGTTCGTTACCTTGTGGTGTTTGGTTAGGTAAGGGAACAAAAAATATAGATATTAGAGAACATGGAAGTAAAAATTCTGGTGCAACAAATGCATATAGAATTTTAGGTCCAAAGTATGGTATAATGGTTCTGGTAATGGATGCTTTAAAAGGGTATATTCCACTGTACCTAGCAAATGAATTTGGACTAGGTGGAGTAGAAATAATTTTACTAGGATTGGTTGCAATTTTAGGACATACCTTCTCTTTCTTTCTTCAATTTAAAGGTGGAAAAGGAGTTGCAACAAGTTTAGGTGTTTTTCTTTTTTTAATGCCAAAAGTAATAGGTGTATTAGTATTGGTTTTCATATTAGTTGTTGGAGTAACAAAATATATATCTTTAGGGTCAGTAATATGTTCAGCATTACTACCTATACTTGCATTTTTTATGCCAGTTAGAGATTCAGCAACGAGAACTCCTTTAGTGATAATATCACTTGTAGTAGGTATATTTGTAATATATAAACATAAAGCCAATATAGTGAGACTTATGGAAGGAAAAGAAAACAAATTTAATTTAAAGTAA
- the rlmD gene encoding 23S rRNA (uracil(1939)-C(5))-methyltransferase RlmD has product MKLQKGQVIEVKIEKIVYGGEGLGYYNNEFAMFVPMSVPGDVLKVEVISLKKSYGRALIKEILISGPERIKDLSYVTFEDFQGCDFGMLNYESQLKYKKEMVEDVVRRIGKNSKVLIEDTLESPVEKNYRNKVIEPFSLNGKEIITGFFKRKSHDVFQVEDNMLNSVLGNKLISELKELLNKNKISVYDEKSHKGLLRHVMVRTNSFGEAMVVLIVNDTKVNEELKNILADLKNKFKEITSTYISLNNRKTNVAIGDKNVLLLGDKTIKEDISDIHFNISPTSFFQINLLQTRRLYDLAISMFENIENKTIVDAYAGTGTIGMILSKKAKQVYSIEIIESAVKDGIKTAKENNISNVEFICGDVNKELANLIKVKKVDSIILDPPRKGIDEESLLNISKVGIKEIVYISCNPSTFARDIEILEKEGYELTRVKPVDMFPQTSHIEVVGRLTKK; this is encoded by the coding sequence ATGAAATTACAAAAAGGACAAGTTATCGAGGTTAAAATAGAAAAAATAGTTTATGGTGGAGAAGGTTTAGGGTATTATAATAATGAATTTGCAATGTTCGTTCCTATGTCTGTTCCAGGAGATGTTTTAAAAGTAGAAGTAATATCATTGAAAAAATCATATGGTAGAGCCTTAATAAAAGAGATCTTAATTTCAGGACCAGAAAGAATAAAAGACTTATCTTATGTAACATTTGAAGATTTCCAAGGCTGTGACTTTGGAATGTTGAACTATGAATCTCAATTGAAATACAAAAAAGAGATGGTAGAGGATGTAGTTAGAAGAATTGGAAAAAATTCAAAAGTTTTAATAGAAGATACCTTAGAATCGCCAGTTGAAAAAAACTATAGAAATAAGGTAATAGAGCCATTTTCACTAAATGGAAAAGAAATTATAACTGGATTCTTTAAAAGAAAAAGTCATGACGTATTCCAAGTAGAAGACAATATGTTAAATTCTGTTTTAGGAAACAAACTTATAAGTGAGCTAAAAGAGTTATTGAATAAAAATAAGATAAGTGTATACGATGAGAAAAGTCATAAAGGATTATTGAGACATGTAATGGTTAGAACAAACTCTTTTGGGGAAGCTATGGTTGTTTTAATAGTTAATGATACTAAAGTGAATGAAGAATTAAAAAATATTTTAGCAGATTTAAAGAATAAATTTAAAGAGATTACATCAACATATATCTCGTTAAATAATAGAAAAACTAATGTAGCTATAGGAGATAAAAATGTACTTCTTTTAGGTGATAAAACTATAAAAGAAGATATTTCTGATATTCATTTTAATATTTCTCCTACATCGTTTTTCCAAATTAATCTTCTTCAAACAAGAAGATTATATGATTTAGCTATAAGTATGTTTGAAAATATTGAGAATAAAACTATAGTAGATGCCTATGCAGGAACAGGAACTATAGGAATGATACTTAGTAAAAAAGCTAAACAAGTTTATTCAATAGAAATAATTGAGTCTGCAGTTAAAGATGGAATTAAAACAGCAAAAGAAAACAACATATCAAATGTTGAATTTATTTGTGGTGATGTAAACAAAGAGTTAGCAAATTTAATTAAAGTAAAAAAAGTAGATTCTATAATATTAGATCCTCCTAGAAAAGGTATAGATGAAGAGAGTTTGTTGAATATATCTAAAGTAGGGATAAAAGAAATTGTATATATATCATGTAATCCATCAACATTTGCAAGAGATATAGAAATTTTAGAAAAAGAAGGCTATGAGTTAACGAGAGTTAAACCTGTGGACATGTTCCCACAAACAAGCCATATAGAAGTTGTAGGAAGATTGACTAAAAAATAG
- the rsmH gene encoding 16S rRNA (cytosine(1402)-N(4))-methyltransferase RsmH has translation MHELESEYHIPVLYYETLENLITDKNGIYVDCTLGGGGHSEGILREIGDNGRLISIDQDEQAIEFAKNRLGKYGSKWSVFKNNFENIDTVLYMAGADKVTGILMDIGVSSTQLDDPERGFSYRYDTKLDMRMNRSSELSAYEVVNNYEEGELVRIFFEYGEDRFSRKVARLICQRREEKPIETTGELVDVIRKAYPPRSEKHPAKKVFQAIRIEVNRELDVLKNAITKSFNSLEKGGRLAIITFHSLEDRIVKNMFRDLCTGCKCPKELPICVCNELPKGKLVNRKPITSSKQELEFNNRAHSAKLRVIEKL, from the coding sequence ATGCACGAATTAGAGAGTGAATATCATATCCCGGTTTTATATTATGAAACTTTGGAGAATTTAATAACAGATAAAAATGGAATTTATGTAGATTGTACATTAGGAGGTGGAGGTCATTCAGAAGGAATCCTAAGAGAGATAGGAGATAATGGAAGACTAATATCAATAGATCAAGATGAACAAGCTATAGAGTTTGCTAAAAATAGATTAGGAAAGTATGGATCAAAATGGTCTGTATTTAAAAATAATTTCGAAAATATAGATACTGTTCTTTATATGGCAGGAGCTGATAAAGTAACAGGTATTTTAATGGATATAGGAGTATCTTCAACTCAATTAGATGACCCTGAAAGAGGTTTTTCATATAGATATGACACTAAATTAGATATGAGAATGAATAGAAGTTCAGAATTATCAGCATATGAAGTAGTTAATAATTATGAAGAGGGAGAATTAGTTAGAATTTTCTTTGAATATGGAGAAGACAGATTCTCAAGAAAAGTAGCAAGATTGATTTGCCAGAGAAGAGAGGAAAAACCTATTGAAACTACAGGAGAGCTAGTTGATGTAATCAGAAAGGCATATCCTCCTAGAAGTGAAAAGCACCCAGCAAAAAAGGTGTTTCAAGCTATAAGAATAGAAGTAAATAGAGAATTAGATGTTTTGAAAAATGCGATAACTAAATCTTTTAACTCATTAGAAAAGGGTGGACGTTTAGCTATAATAACATTCCATTCATTAGAGGATAGAATAGTTAAAAATATGTTTAGAGATCTATGCACAGGATGTAAATGTCCAAAAGAATTACCTATATGTGTATGTAATGAATTACCAAAAGGTAAATTGGTAAACAGAAAACCAATAACATCTTCAAAGCAAGAGCTAGAATTTAATAATAGAGCTCATTCGGCGAAATTAAGAGTTATAGAAAAGTTATAA
- a CDS encoding YggT family protein — protein sequence MGLFYRVVNLTFEIINILILIRIVISWLAPYSRNDFTNFVYSVTEPILKPFRTLIPMGNTRIDLSPLLAYFALKIVRYIIFYLL from the coding sequence ATGGGGTTATTTTATAGAGTTGTAAATTTAACATTTGAAATTATAAATATATTGATATTGATAAGGATAGTAATATCTTGGTTAGCACCATATTCAAGAAATGATTTTACAAATTTTGTCTATAGTGTGACAGAACCAATTCTAAAACCGTTTAGAACTTTAATACCTATGGGAAATACGAGAATAGATTTGTCACCATTACTGGCTTATTTTGCTTTAAAAATTGTAAGATATATTATTTTTTATTTATTATAA
- the pgsA gene encoding CDP-diacylglycerol--glycerol-3-phosphate 3-phosphatidyltransferase — MNLPNKLTATRLILAIPFIYFLQESATATSSNLYRLIAFGIFIFASLTDWLDGYIARKYNLITDLGKIMDPLADKILVISALVIFVKLDYIPSWMSIVVIAREFLISGIRTIAAAKGEVIPAGVLGKYKTTTQMIVIIIMLFLGLGKTPEQAVLYKKIYFYMTLIPVILTIWSGWEYSVKAKHYFLGED; from the coding sequence TTGAATTTGCCAAATAAACTTACAGCAACTAGATTAATATTAGCAATACCTTTTATATATTTTTTACAGGAATCAGCCACTGCAACAAGCAGTAATCTATATAGATTAATTGCCTTTGGAATATTTATTTTTGCATCATTAACAGATTGGTTAGATGGTTATATAGCAAGAAAGTATAACTTGATAACAGATTTGGGAAAAATAATGGATCCATTGGCAGATAAGATACTTGTAATATCGGCATTGGTAATTTTTGTTAAATTAGATTATATTCCTTCATGGATGTCAATAGTTGTTATTGCAAGAGAGTTCTTAATAAGTGGTATCAGAACAATAGCTGCAGCTAAAGGAGAAGTTATTCCTGCAGGAGTTTTAGGAAAATATAAAACAACAACACAGATGATAGTTATTATAATAATGCTGTTTTTAGGATTAGGAAAAACTCCTGAGCAAGCAGTATTGTATAAAAAGATCTATTTTTATATGACATTAATACCAGTAATTTTAACTATTTGGTCTGGTTGGGAGTATTCAGTGAAAGCAAAACATTATTTCCTAGGGGAAGATTAA
- the rimO gene encoding 30S ribosomal protein S12 methylthiotransferase RimO: MKLGLISLGCSKNLVDSEHLIGLMVARRGFEITNNLEEADVVLINTCGFIGDAKEESIQAILEVAEKKNTGNVKKIIVAGCLAQRYAEELISEIPEIDAVIGTGEIHKIEEVVDTILEDQKTVKCESFEFLANAGTERILTTNPHTAYLKIAEGCNRRCTYCIIPQLRGNLRSRTIEDIVEEAKALAANGVREINLLAQETTEYGIDLYNKKALPDLLKALVKVEGIEWIRAYYMFPNSLTDELVEVIKNEPKVCKYFDIPIQHISGNILQNMARAKSGDHIKSILDKIRTEIPEASIRTTVIVGFPGETEENFEELKEFVEEFKFDYVGVFKYSREEGTVAHDLENQVPEEIKEKRWAELTNLQASIAEVKNKAMIGRVVEVMIDGISSESEFMLEGRTRGQALDIDGKVLTNDGTAKQGEIVKVKIEQNFEYDYIGAIVENEAK; the protein is encoded by the coding sequence ATGAAATTAGGTTTAATAAGTTTAGGATGCAGTAAAAATTTAGTTGATAGTGAGCATTTAATAGGATTGATGGTAGCAAGAAGAGGATTTGAAATTACCAATAATCTTGAAGAAGCAGATGTGGTTCTTATAAATACATGTGGATTTATAGGAGATGCAAAAGAAGAGTCTATTCAAGCTATATTAGAAGTTGCTGAAAAGAAAAATACAGGAAATGTAAAGAAAATAATAGTAGCAGGATGTTTAGCTCAAAGATACGCAGAAGAACTAATATCTGAAATTCCAGAGATAGATGCAGTTATAGGAACGGGAGAAATCCATAAAATAGAAGAAGTTGTTGATACTATTTTAGAAGATCAAAAAACTGTAAAATGTGAAAGTTTTGAATTTTTAGCTAATGCAGGAACAGAAAGAATACTAACAACTAATCCACATACAGCTTATTTAAAAATAGCTGAAGGGTGTAACAGAAGATGTACTTACTGTATAATACCACAACTTAGAGGAAATTTGAGAAGTAGAACGATAGAGGATATCGTTGAAGAAGCTAAAGCTTTAGCTGCAAATGGAGTTAGAGAAATAAATCTATTGGCTCAAGAAACAACAGAGTATGGAATAGATCTTTATAATAAAAAAGCTTTACCAGATTTATTAAAAGCATTAGTAAAAGTTGAAGGGATAGAGTGGATAAGAGCATACTATATGTTCCCTAACTCATTGACAGATGAATTAGTTGAAGTTATAAAAAATGAGCCAAAAGTATGTAAATACTTTGATATTCCAATTCAGCATATTTCAGGAAATATTTTACAAAATATGGCAAGAGCAAAATCAGGAGACCACATAAAATCAATTTTAGATAAAATTAGAACAGAAATTCCAGAAGCATCAATCAGAACAACAGTAATTGTTGGATTCCCAGGAGAAACTGAAGAAAATTTTGAAGAGTTAAAAGAGTTCGTAGAAGAGTTTAAATTTGACTATGTTGGTGTGTTTAAATATTCAAGAGAAGAAGGAACAGTAGCTCATGACTTAGAAAACCAAGTTCCTGAGGAAATAAAAGAAAAAAGATGGGCAGAATTAACTAATTTACAAGCTAGTATAGCTGAAGTTAAAAATAAAGCCATGATAGGAAGAGTTGTTGAAGTTATGATTGATGGAATCTCTTCTGAGAGTGAGTTTATGTTAGAAGGAAGAACAAGAGGACAAGCTCTAGACATAGATGGAAAAGTTTTAACAAATGATGGAACAGCTAAACAAGGTGAAATAGTAAAAGTAAAAATAGAACAAAACTTTGAATATGACTATATAGGAGCAATTGTAGAAAACGAAGCTAAATAG
- the pnp gene encoding polyribonucleotide nucleotidyltransferase, giving the protein MFNEVSLSLEIGGRQLTLKTGKIARQSNGAVMIQYGDTILLSTVNRSKAPRAGIDFFPLTVDYVEKYYAAGKFPGGFNKRESRPSTNATLIARLIDRPIRPMFPEGFKYDVQVVNTTLSYDGVCTPDFMGIVGSSAALTISDIPFMGPVAGVVVGLIDGEFILNPTPEQLDVSDLDLTVAGTMDAINMVEAGSREIDEETMLKAIMFAHDNIKKLCQFQKEFQELVGKEKIEFDAPEVMPLVKNFIDERGKEKLKEAVLTTGKHARQEAIDTLEETLFEAFVNENFGEDEVPADVVAEFAKYYHDLMKQLVRDAILYNKHRVDGRATTEIRQLNAEVNVLPIVHGSALFTRGETQALVVATLGTKEDEQLIDGLDEEYFKKFYLHYNFPPYSVGECGRMGAPGRRELGHGSLAERALSYVMPSTDDFPYTVRLVSEITESNGSSSQASVCGGSLALMHAGVPIKEHVAGIAMGLIKEGDDFVVLTDIMGLEDHLGDMDFKVAGTKAGITALQMDMKIAGIDENVMRIALKQALVARLQILDVMNGAISQTNELGPTVPRIHQMTIPKDKIAALIGPGGKNIKGIIEATGATIDIEDDGKVAIFCQGLDILEKTIQLVNGYVKDVEVGEVYTGRVVNIAKFGAFMEILPGKEGLLHVSEISLERVANVEDVLKVGDTFEVKVISTENGKISLSRKKLLQEMAAE; this is encoded by the coding sequence ATGTTCAATGAAGTAAGTTTAAGCTTAGAAATTGGTGGAAGACAATTAACTCTAAAAACTGGAAAAATAGCTAGACAATCAAATGGTGCGGTTATGATTCAGTACGGAGACACAATTTTACTAAGCACAGTAAATAGAAGTAAGGCTCCTAGAGCAGGAATTGATTTTTTCCCATTAACAGTTGATTATGTAGAAAAATATTATGCAGCGGGGAAATTCCCAGGAGGGTTTAATAAAAGAGAATCTAGACCATCTACAAACGCTACATTAATAGCGAGATTAATAGATAGACCTATTAGACCAATGTTCCCAGAAGGATTTAAGTATGATGTTCAAGTTGTAAATACAACTCTTTCATATGATGGAGTATGTACTCCAGATTTTATGGGTATTGTAGGTTCATCGGCTGCTTTAACAATATCTGATATTCCATTTATGGGACCAGTAGCAGGAGTAGTTGTAGGATTAATAGATGGAGAATTTATTTTAAATCCAACACCTGAGCAATTAGATGTGAGTGATTTAGATTTAACAGTTGCAGGAACTATGGATGCTATAAACATGGTTGAAGCTGGATCAAGAGAAATAGACGAGGAAACAATGTTAAAAGCAATTATGTTTGCTCATGATAACATAAAAAAATTATGTCAATTCCAAAAAGAATTCCAAGAGTTAGTTGGAAAAGAGAAAATAGAGTTTGATGCACCAGAGGTTATGCCTTTAGTTAAAAACTTTATCGACGAAAGAGGAAAAGAAAAGTTAAAAGAAGCTGTTTTAACAACAGGAAAGCATGCTAGACAAGAAGCAATAGATACTTTAGAAGAGACTTTATTTGAAGCTTTTGTAAATGAAAACTTCGGTGAAGATGAGGTGCCTGCAGATGTTGTAGCTGAATTTGCAAAATATTATCATGATTTAATGAAGCAATTAGTAAGAGATGCTATTTTATATAATAAGCATAGAGTTGACGGAAGAGCAACTACAGAGATCAGACAATTAAATGCTGAAGTAAATGTATTACCAATTGTTCATGGATCAGCACTATTTACAAGAGGAGAAACTCAAGCTTTAGTAGTTGCTACTTTAGGAACTAAAGAAGATGAGCAATTAATAGATGGATTAGATGAAGAATACTTCAAAAAATTCTATTTACATTATAACTTCCCTCCATATTCAGTAGGAGAGTGCGGAAGAATGGGAGCTCCAGGAAGAAGAGAGTTAGGACATGGATCACTAGCAGAAAGAGCTCTTAGCTATGTAATGCCTTCAACAGATGATTTCCCTTACACAGTAAGACTTGTATCTGAAATAACAGAGTCTAACGGATCATCATCTCAAGCATCTGTATGTGGTGGATCATTAGCATTAATGCATGCAGGAGTACCTATTAAAGAGCACGTTGCAGGAATCGCAATGGGACTTATAAAAGAGGGAGACGACTTTGTTGTATTAACAGATATAATGGGTCTAGAAGATCATTTAGGAGATATGGACTTTAAAGTAGCTGGAACTAAAGCTGGAATTACAGCGTTACAAATGGATATGAAGATAGCTGGAATTGATGAAAATGTTATGAGAATAGCTCTTAAACAAGCATTAGTTGCTAGACTTCAAATATTAGATGTAATGAATGGAGCAATATCACAAACAAATGAATTAGGACCAACAGTTCCAAGAATTCATCAAATGACAATACCAAAAGATAAGATTGCAGCTTTAATTGGACCAGGTGGAAAAAATATCAAGGGAATTATTGAAGCAACAGGAGCAACTATAGATATTGAAGATGATGGTAAAGTAGCTATATTCTGTCAAGGATTAGATATACTTGAAAAAACTATCCAATTAGTAAATGGATATGTTAAAGATGTTGAAGTTGGTGAAGTTTACACAGGAAGAGTTGTAAACATAGCTAAGTTTGGAGCATTTATGGAAATTTTACCAGGAAAAGAGGGTCTTTTACATGTTTCTGAAATCTCATTAGAGAGAGTAGCAAATGTAGAGGATGTATTAAAAGTTGGAGATACTTTTGAAGTAAAAGTTATTTCAACAGAAAATGGAAAAATTAGTTTAAGTAGAAAAAAATTATTACAGGAAATGGCAGCTGAATAA
- a CDS encoding FtsW/RodA/SpoVE family cell cycle protein: MKIENTTGKYFQENLEKQQKKINQKSLRFRQRRMSILFITVILMVLSSINMVSAAFYMKPENIKKHFVYILAFFFLYVLIGNLGKIKKPPLNYKILSNRRVNIGIFLMSIFILLGMYIGGKMGLPFIPKINGAYGWISLGSISIQPAEILKCAFVINLANCLAKAEDRDFKEGAILINASIYLFVYGILILAQKDMGTAIHYLAIWLFMIFMTKFKTKWIIGSISSGIAIGGIAMAYIYKYASIEGASYKIMRIKSYIDGLFFGNYSDEFGYQVKQSVYAFGSGGFFGKGYANGVQKYSYLPEIHTDFIMATFGEEFGILGMFFVMGLFFTLYHLIIITGRESKNYFGKYLAIGMGAQIITQVIINIFVAVGLLPVFGLPMPFFSYGGSAMVTMGIALGIIHNINAE, translated from the coding sequence ATGAAGATAGAAAATACAACAGGAAAATATTTTCAAGAAAATCTGGAAAAACAACAAAAAAAAATAAATCAAAAGTCTTTAAGATTTAGGCAAAGAAGAATGTCAATATTGTTTATAACAGTGATTTTAATGGTTTTAAGTTCTATAAATATGGTCAGTGCAGCTTTTTATATGAAACCAGAAAATATAAAAAAACACTTTGTATATATATTAGCCTTCTTTTTTTTATACGTTCTTATAGGAAATTTAGGAAAAATAAAAAAGCCGCCATTAAATTATAAAATATTAAGCAATAGAAGAGTTAATATAGGAATATTTCTTATGAGTATTTTTATATTATTAGGAATGTATATAGGAGGAAAAATGGGGTTACCATTTATTCCTAAAATAAATGGAGCATATGGATGGATTTCACTTGGAAGTATTTCTATACAACCAGCAGAAATATTAAAATGTGCATTTGTTATAAATTTAGCAAATTGTTTAGCAAAAGCTGAAGATAGAGATTTTAAAGAGGGAGCAATACTAATAAACGCCTCGATCTATCTATTTGTTTATGGAATTTTAATTTTAGCTCAAAAAGATATGGGAACAGCAATTCACTATTTAGCGATTTGGCTATTTATGATATTTATGACTAAGTTTAAAACTAAATGGATTATAGGATCAATTTCTTCAGGAATAGCTATAGGTGGAATAGCTATGGCTTATATATATAAATATGCATCTATAGAAGGTGCATCTTATAAAATAATGAGAATAAAAAGTTATATTGATGGACTATTTTTTGGAAATTATTCAGATGAGTTTGGGTACCAAGTTAAGCAATCTGTATATGCTTTTGGTAGTGGTGGTTTTTTTGGAAAAGGTTATGCTAATGGAGTTCAAAAGTATAGTTATTTACCAGAAATTCATACTGATTTTATTATGGCAACTTTTGGAGAAGAGTTTGGTATTTTGGGAATGTTTTTTGTTATGGGATTATTTTTTACACTATATCATTTGATAATTATAACAGGAAGAGAAAGCAAAAACTATTTTGGAAAATATTTAGCTATAGGGATGGGTGCACAGATAATAACGCAAGTAATTATAAATATTTTTGTAGCTGTAGGACTGTTGCCAGTTTTTGGTTTACCAATGCCATTTTTTAGTTATGGAGGAAGTGCAATGGTGACTATGGGTATAGCTTTAGGGATAATTCATAATATTAATGCAGAGTAA